A single window of Aspergillus puulaauensis MK2 DNA, chromosome 5, nearly complete sequence DNA harbors:
- a CDS encoding putative transcription factor TFIIE complex alpha subunit (COG:K;~EggNog:ENOG410PI31;~InterPro:IPR024550,IPR039997,IPR002853,IPR017919;~PFAM:PF02002;~go_process: GO:0006367 - transcription initiation from RNA polymerase II promoter [Evidence IEA]), with translation MDLANTLIRTVARSFYETRHILVIDALFIHSVLHAEDLAFLLGMQQKDLRKLCAKLREDRLIAVNTRAEIRDGSTRPVNREYYYIPLHPVVDAIKYKVSKLTSTIKLQYTPSQERKEYICLRCGTEWTELDVLSLYSDDGFECQNCGAILERTEDVKGGEGIDRTGHEKNSKLMAQLDGMLKLLKQIDSVEIPPNDFDTAWDHKIDVVRNQHTNPTRAAIVVPSKKQEAVRGNLKTDAGALEISLTSTEEKSAAEQKEEAARKAALEKQNALPVWHTHSTVSTGAGNAGAVKSENGVKIKPELKEEEDQKPNLVDLDDKVAAYYAEMEREKALQAEEDASSAEEDSDDFDEFEDVGGVSASDTASPAVGGTSAPTSAPAGIKREFDTDSGTSAPQTTTGTPSTPADEEPATKKIKTEPEIKKEESDEDDEEFEDV, from the exons ATGGATCTTGCCAACACTTTAATCCGAACGGTGGCCCGCTCCTTCTACGAGACCCGCCACATCCTTGTGATCGATGCGCTCTTCATTCATTCGGT TCTCCATGCGGAGgacctcgctttcctcctcggcatgcAGCAGAAAGACCTGCGGAAACTATGCGCCAAGTTGCGCGAAGACCGCCTAATCGCAGT TAATACACGAGCTGAGATTCGCGATGGATCAACCCGACCGGTCAACCGTGAATACTACTATATCCCGTTGCACCCTGTTGTCGACGCTATCAAGTACAAAGTCTCCAAGTTAACCTCGACGATTAAATTGCAATATACACCGAGccaagaaagaaaggaatatATTTGCCTGCGATGCGGGACTGAGTGGACGGAGCTGGATGTCCTGAGTCTTTATTCGGATGATGGGTTCGAGTGCCAGAACTGCGGAGCTATTCTTGAGCGTACGGAAGATGTCAAGGGCGGCGAGGGAATTGACCGCACTGGCcacgagaagaacagcaagCTTATGGCTCAGTTGGATGGGATGCTGAAACTGCTAAAGCAGATTGACTCCGTCGAGATTCCTCCAAACGACTTCGACACCGCTTGGGATCATAAGATTGATGTTGTTCGGAACCAGCACACTAACCCTACTCGGGCAGCTATTGTCGTGCCTTCTAAGAAGCAGGAAGCTGTCCGCGGCAACCTCAAGACCGATGCAGGTGCTCTCGAAATCTCGCTAACTTCGACTGAGGAGAAGTCTGCGGCtgaacaaaaagaagaagccgCCCGCAAGGCCGCCCTGGAGAAACAAAACGCGCTACCCGTGTGGCATACTCACTCGACCGTTTCTACGGGTGCTGGAAATGCCGGGGCCGTCAAGTCTGAAAATGGCGTCAAAATCAAACCCGAGctcaaggaggaggaagaccagAAGCCTAATCTGGTCGACCTTGATGACAAGGTCGCAGCGTACTACGCAGAAATGGAGCGTGAAAAGGCCCTGCAGGCTGAAGAAGATGCCAGCAGTGCGGAAGAAGACTCGGACGACTTTGACGAATTTGAAGATGTCGGTGGTGTTTCTGCAAGTGACACTGCTTCCCCAGCTGTTGGCGGTACATCTGCGCCAACCAGTGCCCCTGCCGGCATTAAGCGTGAATTTGATACCGACTCTGGTACTAGCGCACCTCAAACAACCACAGGGACGCCGTCGACGCCGGCGGATGAAGAGCCTGCGACCAAAAAGATCAAGACCGAGCCCGAGATTAAGAAAGAGGAGtctgatgaggacgatgaggaatTTGAAGACGTTTAA
- the PUS1_1 gene encoding pseudouridine synthase PUS2 (COG:J;~EggNog:ENOG410PGFR;~InterPro:IPR020103,IPR020095,IPR020097,IPR041708, IPR001406;~PFAM:PF01416;~go_function: GO:0003723 - RNA binding [Evidence IEA];~go_function: GO:0009982 - pseudouridine synthase activity [Evidence IEA];~go_process: GO:0001522 - pseudouridine synthesis [Evidence IEA];~go_process: GO:0009451 - RNA modification [Evidence IEA];~go_process: GO:0031119 - tRNA pseudouridine synthesis [Evidence IEA]) — protein sequence MDNNAGRSEGSQDADRKPKRRDMGRSEWSRSMPDKRERNERAEQIKRRKLDNGEEIVAPVYATEFSQEDIESEQRRPKKKVAVLIGYSGTGYKGMQLSTTEKTIEGELFTAFVAAGTISKANAADPKKSSFVRCARTDKGVHAAGNVVSLKMIVEDPDTVQKINEKLSSQIRVWDILVANKSFSSYQMCDSRVYEYLIPSHCFLPPHPSTYLGRRLEEYAEKEGDLEGYKARQEEVATYWDDVDKNVLRPLLESFPENIRKPVEKALHIEDEEDVQEAESAEAEQEAQNAPATEAPSTEKSAEPLSQEEVAFRKQIYEAVKTVKSAYLKARRSYRIPSARLDRIQQALDKYTGTRNFYNYTIRKTFKDPSAKRHIKSFNLNREPIIINGTEWLSLKVHGQSFMMHQIRKMVAMATMVVRCGCDPERIVESYGSSKLAIPKAPGLGLLLERPVFDVYNKRAGDLKKDPIDFSKYEKEMNEFKQREIYDRIFREEEQTHAFASFFNHIDHYAQEEFLYVTSGGVSAAKIAPAPQELEDNKDDGSKPKRKSQRDALAEVEMESEDERGGEEEG from the exons ATGGACAATAACGCAGGAAGAAGTGAGGGATCCCAAGATGCTGATCGCAAGCCTAAAAGAAGGGATATGGGTAGATCGGAGTGGAG TCGCTCAATGCCAGATAAGAGAGAGCGCAACGAGCGAGCTGAGCAAATAAAACGAAGGAAGCTTGACAACGGAGAGGAGATTGTTGCTCCTGTCTATGCTACCGAATTCTCCCAGGAGGACATCGAAAGCGAGCAGCGACGcccaaagaagaaggttgcCGTGTTGATTGGGTACTCTGGTACAGGGTACAAGGGAATGCAATT GAGTACTACTGAGAAGACAATTGAAGGAGAGTTATTTACCGCGTTCGTCGCTGCTGGCACGATTTCCAAAGCCAACGCTGCCGATCCCAAGAAATCGTCTTTCGTCCGCTGCGCGCGCACGGATAAAGGTGTGCATGCTGCGGGGAATGTTGTCTCCTTGAAGATGATCGTGGAAGACCCCGACACTGTCCAAAAAATCAATGAGAAATTGAGTTCTCAAATTCGGGTTTGGGACATTCTAGTCGCCAACAAGTCATTCAGCAGCTATCAGATGTGCGATTCGCGTGTGTACGAATATCTTATCCCGTCACATTGCTTTCTACCTCCGCATCCCAGCACCTACCTGGGGCGAAGACTAGAAGAATATGCCGAGAAAGAAGGCGACTTGGAGGGATACAAGGCGCGCCAGGAAGAGGTTGCGACATACTGGGACGACGTCGATAAAAATGTCCTTCGGCCACTCCTTGAAAGCTTTCCTGAAAACATCCGCAAGCCGGTCGAGAAAGCGCTGCACatcgaggacgaagaggatgtccAGGAAGCCGAGTCAGCAGAGGCTGAACAGGAAGCGCAAAACGCCCCGGCTACCGAAGCCCCGTCCACAGAGAAGTCAGCAGAGCCCTTGAGTCAGGAGGAAGTTGCATTCAGGAAACAGATCTATGAGGCTGTCAAAACCGTCAAGTCCGCTTATCTAAAGGCAAGACGATCATATCGCATCCCTTCTGCACGCCTCGATCGAATTCAACAAGCCCTTGATAAGTACACTGGAACGCGGAATTTCTACAACTATACAATCCGAAAGACATTCAAAGACCCCTCCGCTAAGCGTCATATAAAATCATTTAATCTCAACCGCGAACCTATCATTATCAACGGTACTGAATGGCTCAGTCTGAAGGTCCACGGCCAAAGTTTTATGATGCACCAGATTCGCAAGATGGTCGCCATGGCCACAATGGTTGTTCGGTGTGGCTGCGATCCCGAGCGTATCGTGGAATCCTATGGTTCTTCCAAGCTCGCGATCCCTAAGGCGCCGGGACTTGGCTTACTTCTTGAGCGCCCTGTTTTCGATGTCTACAACAAGAGGGCAGGTGATCTCAAAAAGGATCCTATTGATTTCAGCAAGTATGAAAAAGAGATGAATGAGTTCAAGCAACGTGAAATCTACGATCGTATTTtcagagaagaagagcagacCCATGC CTTCGCCTCGTTCTTCAACCACATCGACCACTATGCTCAAGAGGAGTTCCTCTATGTCACATCAGGCGGTGTTTCTGCGGCCAAAATTGCCCCTGCACCtcaggagcttgaggatAATAAAGATGACGGATCTAAGCCTAAGCGGAAGTCACAGCGAGACGCGCTGGCCGAGGTCGAAATGGAGTCCGAAGATGAGCGTggtggcgaggaagaaggctga
- a CDS encoding uncharacterized protein (COG:S;~EggNog:ENOG410PZXQ) produces MAAKMGSAQLGSLARLPPELRLSVYENAVSSGTAPALMRASRAIYNEIKPRIYDTIDIHVYPVLGDPFIRVSFRRLANASWYFMEESDCFRGRGGLHDIPYNSFKNTRVNIYARDQKSLGQLAYLWVKIEDFVGILWTQRTLKNTRLELNLCPYKGHVWTTPQQQNLEELRASYLRNPLPPSKTRPNPFLIVPSPRWDTDFFWIPFTRLYKRPNCQKQLSDGTAHNLKELIWSIQAFLGSAADVVQEREAEWLRSRVLTWRTLKYVQCGGPLPPSLTVPMMNAESEPECLAMYLPPVLKLLLGPKSVGKGRC; encoded by the coding sequence ATGGCGGCCAAAATGGGATCCGCACAACTCGGCTCTCTCGCCCGCCTCCCACCAGAGCTCCGGCTATCTGTCTACGAAAATGCTGTGTCTAGCGGCACTGCGCCAGCCCTCATGCGCGCAAGCCGGGCCATCTACAACGAAATCAAACCTCGAATCTACGACACGATCGATATCCATGTTTACCCAGTCCTGGGCGATCCCTTTATCCGAGTTTCCTTCCGCCGTCTAGCAAACGCCAGCTGGTACTTCATGGAGGAAAGCGACTGCTTCCGAGGCCGCGGTGGACTACACGATATCCCATACAACAGTTTTAAGAACACCCGCGTGAACATCTACGCCCGGGACCAGAAGAGCCTCGGCCAACTCGCATACCTGTGGGTGAAGATCGAAGACTTTGTAGGGATCTTGTGGACTCAGCGAACCCTCAAAAACACGAGGCTCGAATTAAACTTGTGCCCCTATAAAGGGCATGTTTGGACTACTCCCCAACAACAAAATCTCGAAGAGCTTAGGGCTAGTTACCTCCGCAACCCCCTCCCACCGTCTAAGACTCGTCCTAACCCCTTCTTGATCGTCCCGTCGCCACGCTGGGACACGGACTTCTTCTGGATCCCCTTCACTCGGCTCTACAAGAGACCTAACTGCCAAAAGCAGCTCTCCGATGGCACAGCCCACAACCTCAAAGAACTCATATGGTCTATTCAGGCCTTCTTAGGGAGCGCGGCAGATGTAGTTCAGGAAAGAGAGGCGGAATGGCTTCGGTCTCGGGTACTTACGTGGAGGACTTTGAAGTATGTTCAGTGTGGGGGTCCACTACCCCCGTCTTTAACGGTTCCGATGATGAATGCAGAGTCGGAGCCTGAGTGTTTGGCCATGTATCTACCTCCTGTGTTGAAGCTCCTTTTGGGTCCGAAGAGCGTTGGAAAGGGTAGATGTTGA
- a CDS encoding NADH:flavin oxidoreductase/NADH oxidase family protein (COG:C;~EggNog:ENOG410PN40;~InterPro:IPR001155,IPR013785;~PFAM:PF00724;~go_function: GO:0003824 - catalytic activity [Evidence IEA];~go_function: GO:0010181 - FMN binding [Evidence IEA];~go_function: GO:0016491 - oxidoreductase activity [Evidence IEA];~go_process: GO:0055114 - oxidation-reduction process [Evidence IEA]) — MASLGDSVKLPCGLTFSNRLVKAAMAEGLAGFSNIPTPQLLNVYSQWAKGNWGSVLTGNVQVDVNHLGTPFDPALSGEYTDAETNKDLVAMWKKYADAAQEQGTPTVVQVCHPGRQSMRFAGRKGMFASTIAPSPIPLDMGDSFTQRWLGWFMFPPPREMTQADIDLVTRQFVDTARLMADAGFSGIQLHGAHGYLIDQFLNPKSNIRTDAYGGSAEKRAKFVLDIIHQIRSVVPSTFCIGIKLNSADHNSSSFEDTMTQIGLLAEAGIDFLEVSGGTYEDPKMISGGAQHQKSARTIAREAFFLEFASAVRSRYPSVVLMLTGGFRTRAGAEYALSQGACDLVGIGRPAAVDPAFPRLFLDEGLSEDEAQLKLNKVTLPFWAKWIPIVAVSAGAESTYYADQIHRLAKGLRTVLPL; from the exons ATGGCGTCTTTGGGTGATTCTGTGAAGCTCCCATGTGGGCTGACTTTTTCTAACCGCCTCGTCAAG GCCGCAATGGCCGAAGGTTTGGCCGGGTTCTCAAATATCCCTACTCCGCAGCTCCTCAATGTCTATAGCCAATGGGCTAAGGGCAATTGGGGCTCTGTCCTGACAG GCAATGTCCAAGTCGACGTGAACCACCTAGGAACGCCCTTTGACCCTGCACTGTCAGGCGAATACACCGACGCCGAAACCAACAAGGACCTCGTCGCGATGTGGAAGAAGTACGCCGATGCAGCCCAGGAACAAGGCACCCCGACGGTAGTCCAAGTCTGCCACCCTGGTCGGCAGTCAATGCGCTTTGCAGGTCGCAAGGGGATGTTTGCCTCAACGATCGCACCTAGCCCTATTCCCTTAGACATGGGTGATAGCTTCACGCAgcgctggctgggctggttTATGTTTCCGCCACCGAGAGAGATGACGCAGGCCGATATCGATCTCGTTACGCGACAGTTTGTCGATACGGCCCGATTGATGGCCGATGCTGGGTTTTCAGGCATTCAATTGCATGGTGCTCATGGGTATCTGATCG ACCAATTCCTCAACCCCAAG AGCAACATTCGCACAGACGCCTACGGCGGCAGCGCCGAAAAGCGCGCAAAATTCGTCctcgacatcatccaccAAATCCGCTCGGTCGTCCCCTCCACATTTTGCATCGGCATAAAGCTTAACTCAGCCGATCACAACTCCTCCAGTTTCGAGGACACAATGACACAAATAGGTCTCCTAGCCGAAGCAGGCATTGACTTCCTTGAAGTTAGTGGCGGGACTTACGAAGATCCTAAG ATGATCAGCGGCGGCGCGCAACACCAAAAGTCCGCGCGCACAATCGCCCGagaggccttcttcctcgaattCGCCTCCGCCGTGCGCAGCCGGTACCCCTCCGTCGTCCTCATGCTAACAGGCGGGTTCCGCACGCGTGCTGGCGCCGAGTACGCCCTCTCCCAAGGTGCATGCGATCTCGTCGGCATTGGGCGACCTGCAGCCGTCGACCCTGCTTTCCCGCGACTGTTCTTGGATGAAGGTCTTAGTGAGGATGAAGCGCAGTTGAAGCTGAACAAGGTCACTCTGCCGTTTTGGGCGAAGTGGATTCCGATTGTTGCTGTTTCTGCCGGGGCAGAGTCT ACGTATTATGCGGACCAGATCCATCGGTTGGCGAAGGGGCTGCGGACTGTTCTTCCGTTGTGA